In the Candidatus Bathyarchaeum sp. genome, CCTCTGCAGTATTGAGGTAGTCGGTAATTCCAACGTGAAGTAATACTTGTTGATTTACTCCTACTGGATTAGGAATGGCACCAAGATAACAATAGGTATGAACGGTCTGGGGGTCAGATGATGCTGGCGGTTGAGCTATGGCAGGTGCAACGACAAAAGAAGCAGACAATGTAAACACTAGAACCAAAGCAATAGAAACAATTTTTTTGTTAATTTTATTTAATTTCATTTTTCATTCCTTCAGTTTTTATTGGTAGTTATTCCAGTTTGTTTTTAAGCTTTTGCGTTTACTTCAAGATTTTCGAGCAAAATCGTAAGTAATAGGGTAAAAATTACGTAATTGTTTGAAAAAATGCTGTAAATTATTAAAAAATATAAATGAGTAACTTAATGTCTATTTAATTCAAAAAAGGTGGTTAACGCCAATTAATGGAATTGATACCAAGATTTTAAGAGATTTGCTTAACGATTCACGAAAGAGCTTTAGAGAAATCGCCAAAGAAGCAGGAGTATCACAAGACATAATCTGGCAACACTACAAAAAAATGAAAAGTCAGGGAATAATTTGTGGTTCCACCATCCAACTTGACTACAGGAGCCTAGGTCACAACGCCGTAGGAAGAATAACAATAAATGTAGAACCGAATCACCAAGACAAAGTGGCAACAAAGATTAAAAAAATCCGTAATGTCGAAGGCGTTTTTGGTGTTAAAAAAGAGCCGGAATTCGTAGCGGTTGTTGAACTAAAGACAGTTGAAGAAATAGAAGAAATCGCCTATTTGATAAAACAAGTTCCATTTGTAACAGGTCTAAAAAAGGAAATTTGGCTTGGAATCAGAAGCATTCCCGATAATTTATCTCAATTATCCAGCACTGCAGAAAAAAGGGCAGTTTCAGAGAAAATAGCAATTCATAATGAGGTAAAAACTCAAAAAAGCAAAATTGATCAAATCGACAAACAAATAATTGAAAAGTTAGGAAAAAACAGTCGTTTATCTTTTAGAAAAATTGCTCAAGAGATAGGCATTTCTACAGATACCGTTTCTAGAAGGTTTAAGAAACTATACAGCAAAGGAATAATCAAACCATTAATTCAGATAGACCCAACAAAAATAGGATATAAAGCAACAGTTTTTTTCAGCGTGTCATTTATTTCCGAACAAAAACTAGTTAACATCGTAGAAATAATTAGCCAGATTCCAGACATAGTTTTAATTTTAAACACTAGTGGGCACTTTGACCTTTTCATAATGTCACTAGTGAAGAACGTTGAACAGATATTTTCAATTCAAGAGGAACTTTACAAAATACCCGGAATTACCGAACTGGTAACAAAGATAGTAAAATCAGATCCAATATTACCATTCCACTGTGAACACATATCAAATTTTTAACAAATCAAAACATAAAAATCGAGAGGAATAACAAACATGAAACGTGCATTGATTTCTGTTCATGACAAAACGGGAATAGTTGATTTTGCCAAGGAACTTAACAAACTAAGATTTAGGATTATTTCCACTGGTGGAACCTTAACCACCCTTGAAGAAAATGGAGTTTCAAACATCAAACATGTTTCTGAAGTAACTGGTTTTCCAGAGATACTGGAAGGAAGAATTAAAACGTTACATCCAAAAATGTTAGCAGGGATTTTTGCAATTAGAAACAACAAAGCTCACATGAAGGAGCTTGAAAACTTTCAGATATCCCCCGTTGATTTGGTTGTTTGCAATTTGTATCCTTTTGAGAAAGTAACAAAGGAGGGGGCAACTCTAAAAACTGCTCTGGAAAACGTCGATATCGGGGGTCCAACCATGATTCGGGCGGCTGCAAAAAATTTTGAGAACGTGGTTGTAGTTGTTAACCCTCAAAGGTACACGCAGGTCCTTGAGGAATACAAAAACAACGGCGATGTAACTGCAAAAACAAGAAAAGCTTTAGCGGGTGAAGCTTTCAAAGAAACGTCCCGATATGATTCAGTAATCTGGGAATTTTTAGAAAAAATATAATCATTTAACAGGTTTATATCAGGCTGTAAAGAAGTACTTGTCGAGAGGGCAGTTCATGAAGTTCAGCTGTTACGGTGGAGTAGGAGACATTGGTGGAAACAAAATCCTAGTTAAAATGGGGAAGGCTTCGATTTTTCTGGATTTTGGATTATCATACAGTGAAGAGGGACTGTTTTTCGAAGAGTTTTTACAGCCTCGTTCAGGATGCAAAATACATGATTTACTTAAACTTGGAATGTTACCAAAAATTGACGGAATCTACCGCCAAGATGCCCTTTGCCCAAAAGATTTTGAAAACTACAATGTTCGTGCAAAAGACTTTTGGAGAATAAACATCCTAAGCTATGAAGAAGCAAAACAAAAGGGTTTGTGGCACCCCGATGCATTGTTTATTTCTCATGCCCATTTAGACCACTGTGGATACGCACCGTATTTAGGAGCCTTTCCATTTTTGTGCTCGCAGACCACACAAAAACTAATGGATGCAATAGCAGAAATTGGAAACCTGCAAAGTTTAGACAAACAACTAACTGCAACAAAAGACCGAAAAATGACCCAACTAAAAACAGGTTTTTTCCCCGGGGAGCCAAAAGTTGATTACTCAAAAGAGGAAATTAAACGAAAGTTTTCCAATTTGGAACACAAAAAACCACAAATCATCAAAAATGAGCTGACTGTTACTGGATTTGATGTGGATCATTCGATACCGGGGTCTATGTCGTGTTTGGTTGAATCAAAAGATACACAGGTGTTGTATACGGGGGACATTCGTTTTCATGGCAAATCAGGCTACGACCTAGGAAACGAGCTGGACGGTCTGGCTCCCGATGTTATGTTTTGTGAAGGAACCCGCATCGACAAAACTGAACCAGACAACGAAAAAAAGGTAGAGTCAGACCTCACAGACATTTTTTCTGAATCCGAAGGCTTGGTGATGGTGGGTTTCACATGGAAAGACATCGACAGATACGAAACAGTAAGAGATGCTGCACTAAAAAGTGGAAAAACCCCAGTTTTTGACCCAAGGTTAGCTTACCTTTTGGCAAGGTTGGGCAGAAGCGTTTACGATGAAGGGGCAACTGTGTTTCTTGAAAGGTGTGGTTCTATGCTTTATTCTCCAGGGGATTACAGTTACTCAAAACATAAAGTCGGCGACATGCCCCTTTCAGAATGGAGCAACAAACGGGACAACATAAACGTGGACATAAAACATCTAGAAAAAGGAGTTAGCGCTTTAGAACTTAACAAGAACCCTTCAGGTTATGTTTTGCATCTGGACTATTTCAGGTTCAAAAACATTTTAGATTTTAATCTTCCCGAAGACTCAGTTTTTGTAAGGGCACAGTGCGAACCCTTCAATCCCAGAATGGAACTATCACAAGACCGAATGATACGGTGGCTCGAACACTTCAAAATTAACGCCAAAAACGATTACAAACCTTACCAGATTCACGCGAGCGGTCACGCTTCAGGTCCAGAAATCCAAGAAATGATAAACAAAATCAAACCCAAACTGTTGGTTCCCGTTCATACCACATATCCTGACCGATTCAAAAACCCAGCAGGTGAAGTTTACGTTCCAGTAAAGGGTGAAGAGAAAACTTTTTGATAATGTTTTTTAGACTCGACAAGGTTGTTTATTTGGGAGATGAATATTTTGAGTGAAGACTATTCTTTAACTGAATTAAACCGACCAGACTGGAACAACATGACTGTAATGTCAAAAAAACACACCCCAATAATTGAAGCCCCAAACAAAGTAAAGGCTGACGAATCATTTACAGTAAAAATCAAAGTTGGAGGAATCGACGGAGTTGAACACCCCAACACTTTAAGCCACTGGATAAACTGGGTGAATCTTTACGCGGGAAAAAGACTAATCTCTAGAACAGAGTTTGGTGCCGAAGTATCAGACGGTTACGTAATATCAATCAATGTAACGCTAAAAGAAACAGCAGTTTTGCACGCTCAAGAGTTCTGCAACTTGCATGGAGTCTGGGAAGGAAAAGCAGTGAAAGTCGAAGTTGAATAAACTCGGCACACCTCAAAAAGGCAGTCTTTAAGTAAAGGTTAACCCCAAAGGGGTTTCACCTACATTTTTTTCTTAATTGATTTAAATAACAATGGTTTTCAAGATAAATTCGACAAAAAACAGGCAAAAACACAATTAAATCTGTTTAACATTAAAAATTGACAGATTCTAGATTAAAATCTGGATTAGATACCCGCAGTATATATATGTCTCCATTTTATTTAAAAATAATATAGAATTCATTGAAGCACTGTCGACAAAATTGGTGATTTGTCGTTTATTCCAGGATTCTACTCAAAAGCATACGGATTAAACAGGGAGGTGTAATGGAGAGTTGTCTATGTCTGGGATTCAATTTAAAATGCGAAATAAACTGATTCGCAAATTTGAGCAAGCAGGAGCTACATCCATGGAAACAGCAGTAACATTTGAAGAAGCTAACTTGGATGTACAAGAACAATATTGGTTAGACTATTTTGCGGGTTCATTTCTTGGATGCATAAAAAAAACCGGTGATCATCGGTATTATGTATAAACCAAGTTGAAAAATGGTCTAAATTATTGTTTTTCTCGCTTTAGGTAAGCAACAGTGAATAAACTTCCTGTTTCTAAACGAACATTTTGAACGCTTACCAGCTCCCAACCTTCTTCACCTAAAGCATTCAAGTCCTCTTCCACATTTAGGATAACAGCATTTTTTTCCTGCGAACGACGATTAATACTAATTTTAGTTCTTACTGGAAGCGCAACATATTCCCAAGTCGTCAAAAACAAACACATCTAATATCAAAGACAACAATAACATGCTCTTAAAGGTGCCGAGTAACAAAATTAAACAAAACAAGGAATAAAATAAAAAATAAAAAAGGTAACAGAAATAATTTTAAAAGCCATCATTTTAGGGAAAAAATAGCCAAAAACATTTGAAAAAAATCATTCAGAACTTTTCGCAGTTACTTTCCCCTACAGGCCCAAGCATTTTTCATGTTAAACATGATAGGTTCACTTGGAGTTCTTTCACGTTGTGGTCTATTTCTACTTCTGCGTTTAGAAAAACAAACTTTACAATAAACTGGTTTACCTTTTGTAGGCTCAAAAGGAACAGTGGTATCTTTGCCACATTCAGTGCATTTGACGTCATACATCTTCTTTTCAGACACGATATTCACCTCGACACTAGCTTAGAAAAGGTTCCAGTTATTATTAGTAGAACACATCTACCCATAAACGAAACTCTTCAAGTATACTAACAAATTCCCCTTTATAAATTAACGGAAAAAAATAACAAACTAAAGACCAGAAACCAGCGCTTTAGTTTCGGATTTTATTTTATCTAGCTCTTCGGGAGTTGGTTTTCCTCGTATGTCGCCCATTCTGCCTTGGGTGCTAAATTCTTCTGAGCCACGAAATTCACTTAGAACACACCATTCACCCAATATAGTGAATCCCAAGTGTTCAAAAAACTGACCAGCATACAATACAGCAGGAGTCGCTTCACGAAGCCCAGTATGAGGACCAGAATACGTGCAGAAAACTAAGGCATATTTACCTGCAACTACAGGGGAACTTTTTTTGATTTTTTCTTGCTTTTTGTAAGCATCAAATTTCTTGTGCAAAAAATCCGCAACAGGCTTCGGAAGATGCCACTGATACGAAGGAAAACCCACACAAACTAGGTCGTAATCAAAATAGTCAATGTTTTCGGCTTCAGTTGTTTTCTTTAACGAAACATGCAATCCTGCTGATTCTAAACCATCTTTTACTGCAAAAGCAACTTTTTGGGTGTTTCCAGTTGCTGACCAGTATAGAATCAAAGCATTCTTCAAAGATCAAACCTCTTTAAGATTAATCAAGATAATGACCCAATAAAGTTCCATTAAGTTGACTGTTTGTCGTCTAGTATCAACATTGTTATGGTTGACCGAACATTTTTTAGGCTTCGGATTTTAAATGTCACGATGTCCTTGAGTTTTTCCATGGTTTCTGCTTGAATTTTTGCAACTAGATCATAAACACCATAAACGGGAAAGATTTCTACAACTGAATCAAGTTTTTCTAGAGTTGCTGCAATGTCTTCCATGTGTTTGGGTTCCGTGTTAATCAGCACATAAGCCATCGACATAACGATTCTCTCCACACCTAGCACGGATATTAATCTTAATAATTGTTTCTTTTTAGCCGTACTTCAAGTATTCAATAACTAAGCCGCTACAAAACTACAAAATTGCTATTTTGTATAATCAAGAATCCGTTTTTGAATACCGCCATCCTTCATGCCCATAACAAACTCAATAACATCATCGGGTTCGTTAAACTGCAACTTGGTTAAACTAGTAAAACCCCAATCTGAACACTTTATACTAGAAATTGTAGAGGCAGCACTAACAGATTTCGCAAAATCTTCAGTGACATTGTACGTCGCCAAAAAAGCTCCACACCAAACATCTCCAGCGCCAGTGGTGTCTACTATTTTGTCAGGAGGCAAAACCAAAGCTGGAACCATCTGCATGCCAACATCTTCAGCCTTGATTATGGCACCCAAGGTTCCCAAAGTAACAATTAATCGCTTAGCTTTCAAGAGCCTAACAGCAGAAGAAATAGAATCTGTTTCAGCTAACGCTTTTGCTTCAGTGTCGTTAAGAATAAAAAAGTCAGCCTTCAAAGCAATTTCCTTAAGAATTCTTTTGTTTCTTTTTCC is a window encoding:
- a CDS encoding flavodoxin domain-containing protein, yielding MKNALILYWSATGNTQKVAFAVKDGLESAGLHVSLKKTTEAENIDYFDYDLVCVGFPSYQWHLPKPVADFLHKKFDAYKKQEKIKKSSPVVAGKYALVFCTYSGPHTGLREATPAVLYAGQFFEHLGFTILGEWCVLSEFRGSEEFSTQGRMGDIRGKPTPEELDKIKSETKALVSGL
- a CDS encoding IMP cyclohydrolase is translated as MKRALISVHDKTGIVDFAKELNKLRFRIISTGGTLTTLEENGVSNIKHVSEVTGFPEILEGRIKTLHPKMLAGIFAIRNNKAHMKELENFQISPVDLVVCNLYPFEKVTKEGATLKTALENVDIGGPTMIRAAAKNFENVVVVVNPQRYTQVLEEYKNNGDVTAKTRKALAGEAFKETSRYDSVIWEFLEKI
- a CDS encoding DUF4177 domain-containing protein, encoding MTTWEYVALPVRTKISINRRSQEKNAVILNVEEDLNALGEEGWELVSVQNVRLETGSLFTVAYLKREKQ
- a CDS encoding Lrp/AsnC ligand binding domain-containing protein, translating into MSMAYVLINTEPKHMEDIAATLEKLDSVVEIFPVYGVYDLVAKIQAETMEKLKDIVTFKIRSLKNVRSTITMLILDDKQST
- a CDS encoding carbohydrate kinase family protein — translated: MAERLVFVGHISVDKIENINGTKIQPGGAALYAAMAARTLSRDVMLISSTGKDNQFLSKLNLLPHTDIKIYDAPTTQFHIKYDRRWEANYLKAEQGAASKLTSRRISNDWLKKRSIFHLSPMTPSKVARMVDKIKKNSPETQVSVNSWLGYIKEGKRNKRILKEIALKADFFILNDTEAKALAETDSISSAVRLLKAKRLIVTLGTLGAIIKAEDVGMQMVPALVLPPDKIVDTTGAGDVWCGAFLATYNVTEDFAKSVSAASTISSIKCSDWGFTSLTKLQFNEPDDVIEFVMGMKDGGIQKRILDYTK
- a CDS encoding Lrp/AsnC family transcriptional regulator, which encodes MDTKILRDLLNDSRKSFREIAKEAGVSQDIIWQHYKKMKSQGIICGSTIQLDYRSLGHNAVGRITINVEPNHQDKVATKIKKIRNVEGVFGVKKEPEFVAVVELKTVEEIEEIAYLIKQVPFVTGLKKEIWLGIRSIPDNLSQLSSTAEKRAVSEKIAIHNEVKTQKSKIDQIDKQIIEKLGKNSRLSFRKIAQEIGISTDTVSRRFKKLYSKGIIKPLIQIDPTKIGYKATVFFSVSFISEQKLVNIVEIISQIPDIVLILNTSGHFDLFIMSLVKNVEQIFSIQEELYKIPGITELVTKIVKSDPILPFHCEHISNF
- a CDS encoding MBL fold metallo-hydrolase → MKFSCYGGVGDIGGNKILVKMGKASIFLDFGLSYSEEGLFFEEFLQPRSGCKIHDLLKLGMLPKIDGIYRQDALCPKDFENYNVRAKDFWRINILSYEEAKQKGLWHPDALFISHAHLDHCGYAPYLGAFPFLCSQTTQKLMDAIAEIGNLQSLDKQLTATKDRKMTQLKTGFFPGEPKVDYSKEEIKRKFSNLEHKKPQIIKNELTVTGFDVDHSIPGSMSCLVESKDTQVLYTGDIRFHGKSGYDLGNELDGLAPDVMFCEGTRIDKTEPDNEKKVESDLTDIFSESEGLVMVGFTWKDIDRYETVRDAALKSGKTPVFDPRLAYLLARLGRSVYDEGATVFLERCGSMLYSPGDYSYSKHKVGDMPLSEWSNKRDNINVDIKHLEKGVSALELNKNPSGYVLHLDYFRFKNILDFNLPEDSVFVRAQCEPFNPRMELSQDRMIRWLEHFKINAKNDYKPYQIHASGHASGPEIQEMINKIKPKLLVPVHTTYPDRFKNPAGEVYVPVKGEEKTF
- a CDS encoding class II SORL domain-containing protein translates to MSEDYSLTELNRPDWNNMTVMSKKHTPIIEAPNKVKADESFTVKIKVGGIDGVEHPNTLSHWINWVNLYAGKRLISRTEFGAEVSDGYVISINVTLKETAVLHAQEFCNLHGVWEGKAVKVEVE